Proteins encoded within one genomic window of Oncorhynchus masou masou isolate Uvic2021 chromosome 1, UVic_Omas_1.1, whole genome shotgun sequence:
- the LOC135542662 gene encoding serine/threonine-protein kinase PLK2-like has product MELLRNIAEQPTNINRMCEPKLQGSCELRRKRTEDHGLAPAEMARIVTDHASGKCYCRGKVLGKGGFAKCYEMTDLSTSKVYAAKIIPHTRVSKPHQREKIDREIELHRVLHHKHIVHFYHHFEDKDNIYILLEYCSRRSLAHILKARKVLTEPEVRYYLRQIVSGLKYLHEQEILHRDLKLGNFFVSESMELKVGDFGLAAKLESAGNRKKTICGTPNYLSPEVLNKQGHGCESDVWALGCVMYTMLLGRPPFETTNLKETYRCIREARYSLPSSLSPQAKQLISSLLAKTPEDRPHLDHILRHEFFTQGFVPERLPASCCHSAPDFHVSSPAKSFFKKAAAALFGGKRDKVKYYETLNKLTKEEEEIYKLRHDLKKTVISQQTKQITEDGRPLSPSAGRPVAPSTEGLPPTTRDPIRLIVRGSLGSCSSSSECLEDSTTGSVAETVASVLRGCLENIPKAGDLPKGIECSNLQWVTKWVDYSNKYGFGYQLSDHIVGVLFNNGTHMSLLADKKTVHYYAELGQCSVFSTSDVPEHFVGQVTVLKYFAHYMEENLMDGGDLVSQADTHMPRLYLLQWLKSDRALMMLFNDGTFQVNFYHDHTKIILCTQREEYLLTYINEERVSSTFRLSSLLTSGCPADLRQRMEYSLNMLLQRFN; this is encoded by the exons ATGGAATTACTTAGGAATATCGCTGAACAGCCGACGAATATCAACAGGATGTGCGAGCCCAAACTGCAGGGGTCCTGTGAACTGCGGAGAAAGAGGACGGAGGATCACGGTCTGGCACCTGCGGAGATGGCGAGGATTGTCACGGATCACGCCAGCGGGAAATGTTACTGCCGTGGGAAAGTTCTGGGAAAG GGAGGTTTCGCCAAGTGCTATGAGATGACCGACCTGTCCACGAGTAAAGTTTACGCAGCGAAAATTATTCCCCACACGCGCGTATCCAAACCGCACCAACGGGAAAAG ATTGACAGGGAAATCGAGCTACATAGAGTTCTCCACCATAAACACATCGTGCACTTTTACCATCATTTCGAGGACAAAGATAACATCTACATTCTCCTGGAATACTGCAGTAGAAGA TCTTTGGCACACATCCTGAAGGCACGAAAAGTGCTCACTGAGCCTGAAGTGCGATACTATCTCCGTCAGATCGTCTCAGGGCTGAAGTACCTACATGAGCAAGAGATCCTGCACAGAGACCTCAAACTGG GTAACTTCTTTGTGAGTGAGTCGATGGAGCTGAAGGTGGGAGACTTTGGGCTGGCTGCCAAGTTGGAGTCTGCTGGGAACAGGAAGAAGACCATCTGTGGGACGCCCAACTACCTGTCCCCTGAGGTGCTCAACAAGCAGGGCCATGGCTGTGAGTCGGACGTCTGGGCCCTGGGCTGTGTCAT GTATACCATGCTCCTGGGCAGACCCCCGTTTGAGACCACCAATCTTAAGGAGACGTACAGATGTATTCGGGAGGCGCGTTACTCCCTGCCCTCCTCCCTGTCGCCCCAGGCCAAACAGCTCATCTCCAGCCTCCTGGCCAAGACCCCAGAGGACAGACCTCACCTGGACCACATACTGCGCCATGAATTCTTCACACAG GGTTTCGTGCCAGAGCGTCTCCCTGCTAGTTGTTGCCACTCTGCTCCAGACTTCCACGTCTCCAGCCCTGCCAAGAGCTTCTTCAAGAAGGCAGCGGCCGCCCTCTTCGGCGGGAAAAGAGACAAGGTCAAATACTACGAGACTCTGA ATAAACTCaccaaagaggaagaggagatctACAAGCTTCGACATGACCTGAAGAAGACAGTCATCAGCCAGCAGACCAAACAGATTACTGAG GACGGAAGGCCACTGTCACCATCTGCTGGGAGGCCGGTCGCCCCGTCAACCGAGGGCCTGCCCCCGACGACACGAGACCCCATACGGCTTATTGTCAGGGGCAGTCTGGGTagctgcagcagcagtagtgaaTGTCTTGAGGACAGCACCACCGGCAGTGTGGCTGAGACAGTTGCCAGCGTTCTCAGAGGATGCCTGGAAAACATACCCAAAG cggGTGACCTCCCTAAAGGGATAGAGTGCAGTAACCTGCAGTGGGTCACTAAGTGGGTGGACTACTCCAACAAGTATGGCTTTGGCTACCAGCTCTCCGACCACATAGTGGGAGTTTTGTTCAACAACGGGACACACATGAGCCTCCTCGCAGACAAGAA gactGTCCACTACTATGCTGAGTTGGGTCAGTGCTCTGTGTTCTCCACCTCTGACGTCCCTGAGCACTTTGTAGGTCAGGTGACCGTCCTCAAGTACTTCGCCCACTACatggaagagaacctgatggat GGTGGAGACCTGGTGagtcaggcagacacacacatgcccaGACTCTACCTGCTGCAGTGGCTCAAGTCTGACCGTGCCCTCATGATGCTCTTCAACGACGGCACATTTCAG GTCAACTTCTACCATGACCACACTAAGATCATCCTGTGCACCCAGAGGGAGGAGTACTTGCTGACATACATCAACGAGGAGCGTGTGTCCTCCACCTTCAGACTGAGCTCCCTGCTCACCTCCGGCTGCCCCGCAGACCTGCGCCAACGCATGGAGTACTCACTCAACATGCTGCTGCAGCGCTTCAACTGA